The Leptospira perdikensis genome includes the window TAAGGCTTTTAGGGGGAGGTGAACTGATAATCCTTCTCATTCATGGCCGAAATCTTCGGAATCTTAAACATTACAACAGACTCGTTTAGCGACGGGGGAAAATTCCTTAACCCAGACGACGCAATTGAACAAGGAAATAAACTTTTGCAAGAGGGGGCTGATTGGTTAGATGTATCGGGTCAATCCTCTAACATCGATGCTGCGTTAGTTTCTGAAGAAGAGGAATGGAAACGAGTCGAACCTGTAATTCGTCATTTTGTTCCCAAGGGAGTCCGCATCAGTTTGGATAGTTTCCGACCTGCCGTTCAGAAAAAAGGAATTGAGGCAGGGGTTCGTTGTATTAACGATATCACTGGTTTCACTTATGAAGGTGATCGAAGTTTTTTAAAATCAGCCATTCAAAAACACCCAGAACTAAAACTCATCATTATGCATTCGCATAACAGAAATATAGCGAAACATAAATCAGATCTTACACCTGAAAAAGTAGTGAGAAAGATCCAAGCTTTTTTTAGAGACCGCCGTTCGGACTTACTCGCTATGGAAATACCGGAATCGGCACTCCACTATGATCCGGGTATGGGTTTTTTTCTCAGCGAAAATCCAATGGTTTCCTTTCGAGTTTTACAAGAGTTAGAAATCCTCAAACTAGAATTCCCCCAACTGATGGTAGGAGTTTCCAGAAAATCATTCCTAGGAAATGTATTGGGTGATTTACCAATCCCGGATAGAGAATTTGCCACTTTAGCCTGTGAAATCCATTTATTACTATACAAAGTTCCCTTCATTCGGACGCATAACGTGCTTAAGTTGAGACAAGCGGAAAAAGTTTGGAATTTATGTCAGGAAATGGAATGATTGAAAAAAATCTTAAAGAAAGAATATTTCTTTCTTTAACTTCTTCCCGAACGAGAAGCCTTCCGAATATCCTTTCCCTCTTTTGACAAAGTAGGAAAAAAAACCGACTCGGGAACCGCATATCCTTTTTCGACCGCCTTACGATAGTAAGGCAAAAGCCCATCCCATTTGGGAAAGTCTTTTAAAACAAGTAAGGTATCTCGCCAAACTTCTAAAAATCCGATTTGGGTCTTTTCGCTAGCAGTAGCTGATTCCGCCCATTTCAAAGCCTCTTCGTAACGACCTAATTCATAGTTAGCTTTTACAAAATAAAAATGAAATTCTTTATTCTTTTTAGCGGCAATCTCTAGAGATTTTGCATAATCTAACAAACTATACCAATTATTTTTTTGTACTTGGATGTCCGCCATTCCATACAGGGCATTTTCATGGAAGGGAACCACTTCTAAGATTTGATTCAAATAACCTTCTGCATAAACAAAATTACCTGTTTGTATGTAGTAATTGGCTAGTTCCTCATATGCATATAATTCCCAACCCTTCACTCTAGATAACGCATCTAACAAAACGATTTTTTCTTCGTTTCTCAAACGGATTTCTAGTTCTTTTAAAATCGTCGTGTATGTAACGGAGGAACGTGAGGGACCTTCCTTCGCGACCTTTTCTTTTAAAATTTCGAATTCATCTAACAAAAAGTAAAATCGAAGTCGGTTCAAATGTACGGAAACTTCATTCGGATTGGTTTGAATACACTTGTCCCAAACCGATTCTGCTTGGTCAAGTTGCACGGACTTAGACAATCGTATGCCTTCCGCATTACAATCGCTTGCTTTTGCGTTGGTCACTTCCAAAAATAAAGTATCAGATTCTAATTCATCTTGTTTTGCGATGGGATATCTGCACCCCAATGAAATCAAAATAGAACAAAGGTATAAGATGTATATAATACGAAATTTCAATCTAGGATGGCCTGTCTGGGTCTGTCTTTTCCTTCATCTTTTGAGCAAATACCAAATATTGCATCGCTTTTTCCGGATTGCCGTTGAAAAGATATAACAAACTTAAATCCAAAGCTTCCTGAGCATCTGGGGGAGAAAACTCTTCTGGATTCTCTTTGGAAAGTTCTAATTTGGTTTGGAACTCTTTGAGTTTCTTTTTGGCCTTCGATTGGATCCGAACCAAACTTTCATGAGCAACCCCATCTTCTTCTTGCCAAGCTGCATGCAGACTTTCATTAAAATTTGTAAATCCCACATCCTCTTTCACCATTGTGGTGAGTAAAGTGGCCGATGCTTTGTAATTTCCTTGTTTGGCAAGGATTTCCGATTGGATGATTTTTAATTGAGCATTTCCGGGATACAGAATCAAGTAACGTTCAATCATTTTTAAACTTTCTGGAAAACGATTCCTTTCGTAATAAAACATCGCAAGCCCTCCTAAAGCTGATTTATGGTCTGGTTCGATTTTAATGACATTATTGAGATAAACTTCAGTTTTTTCATCGTTACCTAACTTCTGATAGGCTTGAGCGAGTAACAAATGAGCCGAAATGAATTTTTTTTCAAAGGTTAAAGTTTGTTTTAGAAAACTAACGGCTTTTTCTGTTTCTTCATGTTTGTACAAGGAAACAGCGAGGTTGTAACAGTTTTTAACGTTGGCATGGAGTTTGTATGCTTTAGAAAACAAAGGAATGGCATCTGCATGTTTCCCTTGTTTGGCGTAAATGACTCCCAAATTTTGTAAGGCCAAATGGTAATTTGGATCCTTTTCCAATAAAACTTTGTATTGGATTTCAGCACGATCCCATTCACCATTTCGCTCCAAACGGACCGCTTCATTGAACAAGGATTGAATTTCTTGCGCCATACTAGCCATTATCGTTTCAGAAACGAATCTCCACTGAGAAAATTTATCACGAGAATGGAAAAACCTTCCGAAAGGTACACACAAGAGTCCAGAGGAAGGGGAAAGTTATGCAAAGACTCATACTTATATCCATTGTATTGTGGCTGGTGTCCTGCAGTTCTGCTGATGCCACCCGAAGAGATTATAGCGCTTCCGGAGATCCGGAAGATATTTTTTTTGAACGTTCAGGGAAGTCAAAACCGACGAGTCAAACTAAGTCGGAAGACCCAGTGGCTCGATCCATCATTGACGATTTAGATTCCAATGCAAAAACGGCAACTCCTGTTGCCACTGCTATCCCTGTGAAAAAACCAGCCGACCAGTTTGATGAAGTTGGTTTATCATCCTGGTATGGACAAAAATTTCAAGGTCGCCCCACTGCCAGTGGCGAACCATTTGATCGAATGAAAATGACGGGTGCTCATAGAACACTCCCGATTGGAAGTGTGATCAAAATCCAAAATTTAGAAAACAATAAAGAAGCAGTGGTTCGAATCAACGATCGCGGTCCATTTGTAGATGAACGTATTGTGGATGTATCTGAAAAAACTGCAGAACTATTAGAGTTTAAGGATAAAGGGATTACCAAAGTCGGAATCAAAGTTCTCAAAAAAGGTGAGGATGATTTAGGTGATGATTTGGATGATTCCGACCTTCTGGATGATGCCCCTGCAAAACCAGAAAAACTCACACCTGTCAAACCTGGTGCAGTGAAGCCAATTGCTGCAGGAAAAGGTTTTACGGTTCAAGTGGGAGTGTTCCAGGAAAAAGAAAGAGCATTGAAATACCAAGAAAATATGAAATCTGAATACAACCAATCCGTGTTCGTAACTCCTAGAGATGGAAAGTTCGTAGTTCAAGTTGGGGATTTTGCAGACCGCACCAAAGCAGAATCTCTCAAATCAAAATTGAAATACGATGGGATTGATTGTTTTATCGCAAATCGTTAGTTTCCCCCATCCGACCGGGCAAATGGCTATC containing:
- a CDS encoding tetratricopeptide repeat protein; this encodes MKFRIIYILYLCSILISLGCRYPIAKQDELESDTLFLEVTNAKASDCNAEGIRLSKSVQLDQAESVWDKCIQTNPNEVSVHLNRLRFYFLLDEFEILKEKVAKEGPSRSSVTYTTILKELEIRLRNEEKIVLLDALSRVKGWELYAYEELANYYIQTGNFVYAEGYLNQILEVVPFHENALYGMADIQVQKNNWYSLLDYAKSLEIAAKKNKEFHFYFVKANYELGRYEEALKWAESATASEKTQIGFLEVWRDTLLVLKDFPKWDGLLPYYRKAVEKGYAVPESVFFPTLSKEGKDIRKASRSGRS
- a CDS encoding tetratricopeptide repeat protein translates to MAQEIQSLFNEAVRLERNGEWDRAEIQYKVLLEKDPNYHLALQNLGVIYAKQGKHADAIPLFSKAYKLHANVKNCYNLAVSLYKHEETEKAVSFLKQTLTFEKKFISAHLLLAQAYQKLGNDEKTEVYLNNVIKIEPDHKSALGGLAMFYYERNRFPESLKMIERYLILYPGNAQLKIIQSEILAKQGNYKASATLLTTMVKEDVGFTNFNESLHAAWQEEDGVAHESLVRIQSKAKKKLKEFQTKLELSKENPEEFSPPDAQEALDLSLLYLFNGNPEKAMQYLVFAQKMKEKTDPDRPS
- the folP gene encoding dihydropteroate synthase, which produces MAEIFGILNITTDSFSDGGKFLNPDDAIEQGNKLLQEGADWLDVSGQSSNIDAALVSEEEEWKRVEPVIRHFVPKGVRISLDSFRPAVQKKGIEAGVRCINDITGFTYEGDRSFLKSAIQKHPELKLIIMHSHNRNIAKHKSDLTPEKVVRKIQAFFRDRRSDLLAMEIPESALHYDPGMGFFLSENPMVSFRVLQELEILKLEFPQLMVGVSRKSFLGNVLGDLPIPDREFATLACEIHLLLYKVPFIRTHNVLKLRQAEKVWNLCQEME
- the mpl36 gene encoding RlpA family plasminogen-binding lipoprotein MPL36, with protein sequence MQRLILISIVLWLVSCSSADATRRDYSASGDPEDIFFERSGKSKPTSQTKSEDPVARSIIDDLDSNAKTATPVATAIPVKKPADQFDEVGLSSWYGQKFQGRPTASGEPFDRMKMTGAHRTLPIGSVIKIQNLENNKEAVVRINDRGPFVDERIVDVSEKTAELLEFKDKGITKVGIKVLKKGEDDLGDDLDDSDLLDDAPAKPEKLTPVKPGAVKPIAAGKGFTVQVGVFQEKERALKYQENMKSEYNQSVFVTPRDGKFVVQVGDFADRTKAESLKSKLKYDGIDCFIANR